One genomic region from Nocardia vinacea encodes:
- a CDS encoding pirin family protein — translation MSTLTTPHIDVHRGGDRMKTRVSWLDSKHSFSFGEHYDPDNTHHGLLLVNNEDIVSPGQGFETHPHRDMEIVTWVLGGSLVHQDSLGHSGVIYPGLAQRMSAGTGILHSEKNDSWRLDHSTEHDQPVHFVQMWVVPDEPGLEPGYQQLEIDDELARGGLVTVASGLPRYRDRTAIAIGSSHSALHVARLADSGETEQAIDLPDAPYLHLFVARGEVEMEGVGPLYAGDAVRLTRSGGQLVTAHGPAEILVWEMHARLGSE, via the coding sequence ATGTCCACACTCACGACACCACACATCGATGTCCATCGCGGCGGCGATCGCATGAAAACGCGCGTGTCCTGGCTGGATTCGAAGCACTCGTTCTCCTTCGGGGAGCACTACGATCCCGACAACACCCATCACGGGCTGCTGCTCGTCAATAACGAAGATATTGTTTCCCCTGGTCAGGGCTTCGAAACCCATCCGCATCGGGATATGGAGATCGTGACGTGGGTGCTCGGCGGCTCGCTGGTGCACCAGGATTCGCTCGGGCACAGCGGTGTCATCTATCCCGGTCTGGCGCAGCGGATGAGCGCGGGCACCGGAATTCTGCATTCGGAGAAGAACGACTCCTGGCGTCTGGACCACAGCACCGAACATGACCAGCCGGTCCATTTCGTGCAGATGTGGGTCGTACCGGACGAACCGGGCCTCGAGCCCGGATATCAGCAGCTCGAGATCGACGACGAATTGGCCCGCGGCGGCCTGGTGACCGTGGCCTCCGGCCTGCCGCGTTATCGCGATCGGACCGCGATCGCCATCGGCAGCAGCCATTCGGCGCTGCATGTGGCGCGGCTGGCCGACAGCGGGGAAACCGAGCAGGCGATCGACCTACCGGACGCGCCGTATCTGCATCTGTTCGTCGCAAGGGGCGAGGTGGAGATGGAGGGCGTCGGTCCGTTGTACGCGGGTGACGCCGTGCGCCTGACCAGATCGGGTGGGCAGCTGGTGACCGCCCACGGGCCGGCGGAGATCCTGGTCTGGGAGATGCACGCGCGGCTCGGCTCGGAATAA
- a CDS encoding NUDIX domain-containing protein, with the protein MRTEVLARIEQQLRDAAERDGISDFVVGVAVFRDRKLLVVRRVPDDYHGGMYELPGGGVESGETLAECVVRELYEETGLRVRAITEFLGDFDYATRTKPRVRKYSFIVEVEPGAVALAPGEHDAFAWIDAAALADLPMAPDMRETISTLVDCV; encoded by the coding sequence ATGCGAACCGAGGTGCTCGCACGCATCGAGCAGCAACTCCGCGATGCGGCAGAGCGCGACGGAATCAGCGATTTCGTCGTCGGTGTCGCGGTATTCCGCGATCGCAAACTCCTGGTGGTGCGCCGCGTACCCGACGATTACCACGGCGGCATGTACGAACTGCCCGGTGGCGGAGTCGAATCCGGGGAGACCCTGGCCGAATGCGTGGTGCGGGAACTGTACGAGGAGACCGGGCTGCGGGTGCGCGCCATCACCGAGTTCCTCGGCGACTTCGACTACGCCACCAGGACCAAACCCCGAGTGCGCAAGTACAGCTTCATCGTCGAGGTGGAGCCCGGCGCGGTGGCGCTGGCCCCGGGCGAACACGACGCCTTCGCCTGGATCGATGCGGCCGCGCTCGCCGATTTGCCGATGGCACCGGATATGCGCGAAACAATCTCCACACTGGTGGACTGCGTTTGA
- a CDS encoding carbohydrate ABC transporter permease yields MVCVLIIVGVPLFWIFITSFKARPDIYTQPAVYWPHSWHPANYEDATTTLPFWAFLRNSLIITGIIALVKFVLGVFSAYGLVFLRFPGKTLVFLVIIAALMVPNQITVISNYALIAQLGWRNTFQGIIIPLCGVAFGTFLMRNHFLSLPSEVIEAARMDGANWWRLLTRVVLPMSGPTMVAFAVVTLVNEWNEYLWPFLMADDTTVATLPVGLTLLQNTENPSVTNWGPVMAGTLLTMLPILVVFLLLQRHMIKGLTSGAVKG; encoded by the coding sequence ATGGTGTGCGTGCTGATCATCGTCGGTGTTCCGCTGTTCTGGATCTTCATCACCTCGTTCAAGGCACGTCCGGATATCTACACCCAGCCCGCGGTGTACTGGCCGCACAGTTGGCATCCGGCGAACTACGAGGACGCCACCACGACGCTGCCGTTCTGGGCCTTCCTGCGCAATTCGCTGATCATCACCGGGATCATCGCGCTGGTGAAATTCGTGCTGGGAGTGTTCAGCGCGTACGGCCTGGTGTTCCTGCGGTTTCCGGGCAAGACCCTGGTGTTCCTGGTGATCATCGCGGCGCTGATGGTGCCCAACCAGATCACGGTGATCTCCAACTACGCACTGATCGCCCAGTTGGGTTGGCGGAATACCTTCCAGGGCATCATCATTCCGCTCTGTGGGGTGGCCTTCGGCACCTTCCTGATGCGCAATCACTTCCTCTCGCTGCCCTCGGAGGTGATCGAGGCGGCCCGGATGGACGGTGCCAACTGGTGGCGCCTGCTCACCCGGGTGGTGCTGCCGATGTCCGGACCGACGATGGTGGCATTCGCGGTGGTCACGCTGGTCAACGAGTGGAACGAATACCTCTGGCCGTTCCTGATGGCCGACGACACCACGGTCGCCACACTACCGGTCGGCCTGACCCTGCTGCAGAACACCGAGAATCCGAGCGTCACCAACTGGGGACCGGTGATGGCGGGGACGCTGCTGACCATGCTGCCGATCCTCGTCGTCTTCCTGCTGCTACAGCGCCACATGATCAAGGGCCTCACCTCAGGTGCAGTGAAGGGTTGA
- a CDS encoding DUF4190 domain-containing protein — MAQYPPPGQYPPPGQYPPPPGQGQPNYWQESPKRKGMAITALVLGIVGFLSCWTLIGGYLFGFFALIFGIIALVKIRSGSAGGTGMAVTGLILGVLALVAAVVLSIVGWSFFVDSGGKDYLDCMQQAGDDQTKQNECRDKWEHSIEQSFSVTLTPRPTP, encoded by the coding sequence ATGGCGCAATATCCGCCGCCCGGTCAATATCCGCCACCGGGTCAGTACCCGCCGCCACCGGGCCAAGGGCAGCCGAACTACTGGCAGGAATCCCCCAAGCGCAAGGGCATGGCGATCACCGCACTGGTGCTCGGCATCGTCGGCTTCCTGAGTTGCTGGACACTGATCGGCGGCTATCTGTTCGGCTTCTTCGCGCTGATCTTCGGCATCATCGCGCTGGTCAAGATTCGTTCCGGCAGTGCGGGCGGCACCGGCATGGCGGTCACCGGATTGATCCTGGGTGTGCTCGCGCTGGTCGCCGCGGTTGTGCTCAGCATCGTCGGCTGGAGCTTCTTCGTCGACTCCGGCGGCAAGGACTATCTGGACTGCATGCAGCAGGCGGGCGACGATCAGACCAAACAAAACGAGTGCCGAGACAAGTGGGAGCACAGCATCGAGCAGAGCTTCAGCGTGACGCTCACTCCGCGACCGACCCCTTGA
- a CDS encoding Scr1 family TA system antitoxin-like transcriptional regulator, translating to MAPVSPTVARWELVLRLRELREQRGFDSATFAKRVGFTPANWSHVEKGRRVLTTNTIGPVLELLEVDSEERGELLTLLESSKQRGWWAKSSALIGPELQRLYGMEFGAQSIRSYDSLVFPGLLQSEDYARALISADVMIRPVQVEQLVAIRMRRQERLRGKGRVELTAVIGEGTLLQQTGGPEVLRGQLEYLAKTIEQLDNIEVRVIPFAARAGAVLGGSSFHLIDFAGEQLPTFAWAESAVFGGAVDDPEQVRDLSFAYVRALEQSLNRAASLALISRYARV from the coding sequence ATGGCGCCCGTTTCCCCGACCGTTGCTCGCTGGGAGCTGGTGCTGCGCCTGCGCGAATTACGCGAACAGCGCGGCTTCGATTCGGCCACCTTCGCCAAGCGGGTCGGCTTCACCCCGGCCAACTGGTCGCATGTCGAGAAGGGGCGACGGGTGCTCACCACGAACACCATCGGCCCAGTGCTCGAACTGCTCGAGGTGGATTCCGAAGAACGCGGGGAGTTGCTGACACTGCTCGAGTCGAGTAAGCAGCGCGGCTGGTGGGCCAAATCGTCGGCCCTGATCGGGCCGGAACTGCAGCGGCTGTACGGCATGGAGTTCGGCGCGCAGAGTATTCGCAGCTATGACAGTTTGGTTTTCCCTGGCCTGCTGCAGTCCGAGGACTACGCGCGGGCGCTAATCAGTGCCGATGTGATGATCCGGCCGGTTCAAGTCGAGCAACTGGTAGCCATTCGGATGCGGCGGCAGGAGCGGTTGCGCGGTAAGGGACGGGTGGAACTGACCGCGGTCATCGGCGAGGGCACCCTGCTGCAGCAGACCGGTGGGCCGGAGGTTTTGCGCGGACAGTTGGAGTATCTGGCGAAGACGATCGAGCAGCTCGACAATATCGAGGTGCGCGTCATCCCGTTCGCGGCGCGGGCGGGCGCGGTGCTCGGCGGGTCCAGTTTCCACCTGATCGACTTCGCCGGTGAACAGCTGCCGACCTTCGCGTGGGCCGAGAGCGCGGTCTTCGGTGGCGCGGTCGACGATCCGGAACAGGTGCGCGATTTGAGCTTCGCTTACGTTCGCGCACTGGAACAATCGTTGAATCGTGCAGCATCATTGGCCCTGATCAGCAGGTATGCACGAGTGTAA
- a CDS encoding sn-glycerol-3-phosphate ABC transporter ATP-binding protein UgpC yields the protein MATVHFDGVTHRYPGAPAPAVDNLELDIADGEFIVLVGPSGCGKSTSLRMLAGLESVAAGRILIGGKDVTALPPRARDVAMVFQSYALYPNMTVAQNMGFALRNAGMNKADTAVRVQEAAKMLELEHLLDRRPAKLSGGQRQRVAMGRAIVRRPQVFCMDEPLSNLDAKLRVSTRSQIAALQKRLGTTTVYVTHDQVEAMTMGDRVAVLREGKLQQIAKPRELYDDPVNTFVAGFIGSPGMNLLDAPVRDGAAVLGDLRIPLPRTATGGRVIVGIRPESWETTTETENSLAVAAELLEELGAESFIYSHGVTDEWNSRSGKVVARVDRRFQVALGDRLRLRPKLDEIFFFDGETEERLR from the coding sequence GTGGCAACAGTGCACTTCGACGGGGTGACGCATCGGTATCCCGGTGCGCCGGCGCCCGCCGTCGACAACCTGGAACTCGATATCGCCGACGGGGAATTCATCGTCCTCGTCGGCCCATCGGGTTGCGGCAAATCGACCAGTCTGCGGATGCTGGCCGGATTGGAATCCGTAGCGGCGGGTCGCATCCTGATCGGCGGTAAGGACGTCACCGCACTGCCGCCGCGCGCCCGCGATGTGGCGATGGTATTCCAGAGCTACGCGCTCTATCCGAATATGACGGTCGCACAGAATATGGGCTTTGCACTGCGCAATGCCGGAATGAACAAGGCGGACACCGCGGTTCGGGTGCAGGAGGCGGCGAAGATGCTCGAACTCGAGCATCTGCTCGACCGCAGACCGGCGAAACTTTCCGGTGGGCAACGCCAGCGCGTCGCGATGGGGCGCGCCATCGTGCGCCGACCCCAGGTCTTCTGCATGGACGAGCCCCTGTCCAACCTGGATGCGAAACTGCGGGTGAGCACCCGCTCCCAGATAGCCGCGCTGCAGAAGCGTCTCGGCACCACCACCGTCTACGTCACCCACGACCAGGTCGAGGCCATGACCATGGGCGATCGGGTCGCGGTGCTGCGCGAAGGGAAACTCCAGCAGATCGCCAAACCCCGTGAGCTCTACGACGATCCGGTCAATACTTTCGTCGCGGGGTTCATCGGCTCACCCGGCATGAATCTGCTCGACGCCCCTGTTCGGGATGGTGCCGCCGTCCTTGGTGACCTGCGAATTCCCTTGCCCCGCACCGCAACCGGCGGGCGGGTCATTGTCGGCATCCGTCCGGAATCCTGGGAAACCACCACCGAGACCGAGAACAGCCTCGCCGTGGCCGCCGAACTGCTCGAGGAACTCGGCGCCGAATCTTTCATCTACAGCCACGGCGTCACCGATGAATGGAACAGCCGCTCCGGCAAGGTGGTGGCCCGGGTGGACCGCCGCTTCCAGGTTGCCCTCGGCGATCGCCTGCGCCTGCGCCCGAAACTCGACGAGATCTTCTTCTTCGACGGCGAAACCGAGGAACGCCTGCGCTGA
- a CDS encoding DUF397 domain-containing protein yields MATTATLRSVFTDWFTSSRSNNGNQCVEVRFDGDAVLIRDSKYRRNPANRPAEEPIITVTASLWTSFINLLNSGRSHNELIAQTCADGSATLRHGDITLSYTPEEWDAFIAGARDGEFDRIILPA; encoded by the coding sequence ATGGCCACCACCGCTACCCTCCGGTCGGTTTTCACTGACTGGTTCACGTCGAGTCGATCGAACAACGGCAATCAATGCGTCGAAGTCCGGTTCGATGGTGACGCGGTGCTCATCCGTGACAGCAAATACCGCCGCAACCCGGCCAACCGCCCCGCTGAAGAGCCCATCATCACCGTCACCGCGAGCCTCTGGACCTCGTTCATCAACCTTCTCAACAGCGGCCGATCGCATAACGAGCTGATCGCACAAACTTGCGCCGACGGCAGCGCCACCCTGCGCCACGGCGATATCACCCTCTCCTACACCCCCGAAGAGTGGGATGCGTTCATCGCCGGCGCGCGCGACGGCGAATTCGATCGCATCATCCTGCCCGCCTGA
- a CDS encoding M13 family metallopeptidase, which yields MTSDLSSPSGIDLSHLDHAVRVQDDLFAHVNGGWLDTYEIPADRAVDGAFRTLYDQAELDVQTIIRQAADSAAPHGSDARKIGDLYSSFMDTDTVASLGLAPIAGELTEIHEVADRSAFAALLGRLQRTGVGGALGFYVDTDDKDSNRYLVHATQSGIGLPDESYYRQDEFAEIRDRYVEHIGRMFALAAAEPQIAALLPADLATVGQRIFELERKLAAGHWDVVRRRDAELSYNLTTYDALVAEHPEFDWHAWTAALAEGISKSGPELFAEVVVRQPDYVRAFAQTWAAEPLADWQAWAIWRLLRSRAAYLTDPIVEENFDFYGRTLTGAQENRERWKRGVSLVQDLLGEAVGKLYVGEHFPPEAKARMVELVANLQEAYRRNIAELDWMGPDTRAAALAKLEKFTPKIGYPDKWRDYSAIVIVPSDLVGNYRRGYAAEHDRDLNKLGGPVDRGEWFMTPQTVNAYYNPGMNEIVFPAAILHPPFFDMHADDAANYGGIGAVIGHEIGHGFDDQGAKYDGDGNMIDWWTDADRTEFGKRTKALIDQYNVLSPKALSDDNTVNGEFTIGENIGDLGGLSIALAAYRISLEGEEPPVIDGLSGLQRVFYGWAQVWRTKARNEEAIRRLATDPHSPPEFRCNAVVRNIDSFHEAFDVKPGDELYLEPAQRVKIW from the coding sequence GTGACTTCCGATCTGAGCAGTCCCTCCGGTATCGATCTCTCCCACCTCGACCACGCCGTGCGCGTTCAGGACGATCTGTTCGCCCATGTCAACGGCGGGTGGCTGGATACCTATGAGATACCGGCGGATCGTGCGGTCGACGGCGCCTTCCGGACGCTGTACGACCAGGCGGAGCTGGATGTGCAGACGATCATCCGGCAGGCCGCGGACTCGGCGGCGCCGCACGGCAGCGACGCGCGCAAGATCGGCGATCTGTACTCGAGCTTCATGGACACCGATACGGTGGCCTCGCTCGGGCTGGCACCCATCGCGGGGGAACTCACCGAGATCCACGAGGTCGCCGATCGCAGTGCCTTCGCCGCGCTACTGGGTCGCCTGCAGCGCACCGGCGTCGGCGGCGCGCTCGGTTTCTATGTCGACACCGATGACAAGGACTCCAACCGGTATCTGGTGCACGCCACCCAGTCCGGGATCGGGCTGCCCGACGAGTCCTACTACCGGCAGGACGAATTCGCCGAGATCAGGGACCGATATGTCGAGCACATCGGCCGGATGTTCGCGCTGGCCGCCGCCGAACCGCAGATCGCCGCGCTGCTGCCCGCCGACCTGGCGACGGTCGGACAGCGGATCTTCGAGTTGGAGCGCAAGCTCGCGGCCGGGCACTGGGATGTGGTGCGCCGCCGCGATGCCGAGTTGAGCTACAACCTCACCACCTACGACGCGCTGGTCGCCGAGCATCCGGAATTCGATTGGCACGCGTGGACTGCCGCGCTCGCCGAGGGTATCTCGAAGTCGGGTCCCGAACTGTTCGCTGAAGTGGTTGTGCGCCAGCCGGATTACGTGCGCGCCTTCGCACAGACCTGGGCGGCCGAACCGCTCGCCGACTGGCAGGCGTGGGCGATCTGGCGGCTGTTGCGTTCGCGGGCGGCCTATCTCACCGATCCGATCGTCGAGGAGAACTTCGACTTCTACGGCCGCACCCTCACCGGCGCGCAGGAGAACAGGGAACGCTGGAAGCGCGGTGTTTCGCTGGTGCAGGATCTGCTCGGTGAGGCGGTCGGCAAACTGTATGTCGGCGAGCACTTTCCGCCAGAGGCCAAGGCTCGGATGGTCGAGCTGGTCGCCAATCTGCAGGAGGCCTACCGCCGCAATATCGCCGAGCTGGACTGGATGGGGCCGGATACCAGGGCGGCCGCGCTGGCCAAACTGGAGAAGTTCACCCCCAAGATCGGCTATCCGGACAAGTGGCGCGACTACTCCGCCATCGTCATCGTCCCGTCCGATCTGGTCGGCAACTACCGACGCGGCTATGCCGCCGAACACGATCGCGATCTGAACAAGCTCGGCGGTCCGGTCGATCGCGGCGAATGGTTCATGACCCCGCAGACGGTGAACGCCTACTACAACCCGGGCATGAACGAAATCGTCTTCCCCGCGGCCATTCTGCACCCGCCGTTCTTCGATATGCACGCCGACGACGCCGCCAACTACGGTGGCATCGGCGCGGTGATCGGTCACGAGATCGGCCACGGTTTCGACGATCAGGGCGCCAAGTACGACGGCGACGGCAATATGATCGACTGGTGGACCGATGCCGATCGCACCGAATTCGGTAAGCGCACAAAGGCTTTGATCGACCAGTACAACGTGCTCTCACCCAAGGCGCTGTCCGACGACAACACCGTCAACGGCGAATTCACCATCGGCGAGAACATCGGTGACCTGGGCGGACTGTCCATTGCCCTGGCCGCCTACCGGATTTCGCTCGAAGGCGAGGAGCCGCCGGTCATCGACGGACTGAGCGGTCTGCAGCGCGTCTTCTACGGCTGGGCACAGGTGTGGCGGACCAAGGCCCGCAATGAGGAGGCCATCCGCCGCCTGGCCACCGATCCGCACTCGCCGCCCGAGTTCCGCTGCAATGCGGTGGTTCGCAATATCGACAGCTTCCACGAGGCCTTCGATGTGAAGCCGGGCGACGAGCTGTATCTGGAACCCGCGCAGCGCGTCAAGATCTGGTGA
- a CDS encoding ABC transporter substrate-binding protein — protein MSTSQFPALSRRGFIGLAGALAAGTALTACAGSGGGGKQSGDANTITFWSNHPGTSKELEAELINRFQAKYPDLKVNLVDAGKNYEEVSQKFNAALSGGELPDVVVLSDVWWFNYALNGTIEPLDPHFADAGVKLDDYVDSLAADYVFNGKHYALPYARSTPLFYYNKDVWAKAGLPDRGPQSWPEFDEWGPKIQSVVGDGKLAHGWGDAKNYLAWTFQGPNWTFGGAYSDQWTLKFTDPKTIAAGQFLRDMIHTKKYAGIKPQIAVDFGTGVIASTIASTGDLKGIQKNAEGKLQFGTAFLPHSNGPGVTTGGAGLAIPSRISDQRKVNALKFIEFITNAANTAYFSQGTGYMPVRKSAVTDPSEVDFLAKNPNSKVAIEQLAVTKSQDYARVFVPGGDQIIGTGLEQIGLQNADPATAFANVASQLQTIIDRQITPKLPK, from the coding sequence GTGTCCACTTCACAATTTCCGGCACTGTCGCGGCGCGGATTCATCGGCCTGGCCGGTGCGCTTGCGGCGGGTACCGCACTGACCGCATGCGCGGGCAGCGGCGGTGGCGGCAAGCAGTCCGGTGACGCCAACACCATTACCTTCTGGTCGAATCACCCTGGCACCTCGAAGGAACTCGAGGCCGAGCTGATCAACCGGTTCCAGGCGAAGTATCCGGATCTGAAGGTCAATCTGGTCGACGCGGGTAAGAACTACGAGGAGGTGTCGCAGAAGTTCAATGCGGCGCTATCCGGCGGCGAGCTGCCCGATGTCGTTGTGCTGTCGGATGTCTGGTGGTTCAACTACGCGCTGAACGGCACCATCGAACCGCTCGACCCGCACTTCGCCGACGCCGGGGTCAAGCTCGACGACTACGTCGATTCGCTGGCCGCCGACTACGTCTTCAACGGTAAGCATTACGCACTGCCGTACGCGCGCTCGACACCGCTGTTCTACTACAACAAGGATGTCTGGGCGAAGGCCGGTCTGCCGGACCGCGGCCCGCAGAGCTGGCCGGAATTCGACGAGTGGGGCCCGAAGATCCAGTCGGTGGTCGGCGACGGCAAGCTCGCGCACGGCTGGGGTGACGCCAAGAACTACCTGGCCTGGACCTTCCAGGGCCCGAACTGGACCTTCGGCGGCGCCTACTCGGACCAGTGGACGCTGAAGTTCACCGACCCCAAAACCATTGCGGCGGGCCAATTCCTGCGCGATATGATCCACACCAAGAAGTACGCGGGCATCAAACCGCAGATCGCCGTCGACTTCGGCACCGGCGTCATCGCCTCCACTATCGCCTCCACCGGCGATCTGAAGGGCATCCAGAAGAACGCCGAGGGCAAACTGCAATTCGGCACCGCATTCCTGCCGCATTCCAACGGCCCCGGCGTCACCACCGGCGGTGCCGGGCTGGCGATTCCGTCCCGGATCTCGGATCAGCGGAAGGTGAACGCGCTGAAGTTCATCGAGTTCATCACCAATGCCGCGAATACCGCGTACTTCTCGCAGGGCACCGGATATATGCCGGTGCGCAAGTCCGCGGTGACCGATCCGAGCGAGGTCGACTTCCTCGCGAAGAACCCGAATTCGAAGGTCGCTATCGAGCAGCTCGCGGTGACCAAATCGCAGGACTACGCGCGGGTCTTCGTGCCTGGCGGTGACCAGATCATCGGCACCGGTTTGGAGCAGATCGGCCTGCAGAATGCCGATCCGGCAACGGCTTTTGCGAATGTCGCCAGCCAGCTGCAGACCATTATCGACCGGCAGATCACGCCGAAGCTGCCCAAGTAG
- a CDS encoding L,D-transpeptidase has translation MHAALHTGTSTAPRRGALARRLRQGILLSAAIAAVGITAVAPAQADPVLPGTGSANSTATDPGATANFAPPSISPGDGETVGVAQPIIINFKEPVTDHVTAEQAIKITSSNPAPGHFYWFSDKQVRWRPNEFWPANTDVTVEAGGTRTAYRIGDAFITTADDDTHTITITRNGEEIMTMPTSMGKTKHETPNGTYFVGEQLRKMTMDSSTYGVPTTDPEGYKVEVEYATRISNSGIFVHAAPWSVAQQGVSNASHGCLNVSTENAKWFFENAKKGDPVIVQNTKGGTLNAGDGYGDWND, from the coding sequence ATGCATGCCGCTTTGCACACCGGGACGTCGACTGCTCCTCGTCGGGGAGCGCTAGCCCGCCGACTCCGGCAGGGCATCCTATTGTCGGCGGCGATCGCCGCGGTCGGTATCACCGCCGTCGCGCCGGCTCAGGCCGATCCGGTACTGCCCGGCACCGGCTCCGCTAACTCGACCGCCACCGATCCAGGTGCCACGGCGAACTTCGCGCCGCCGAGTATCAGCCCCGGTGACGGCGAGACCGTCGGCGTCGCGCAGCCGATCATCATCAACTTCAAGGAACCGGTGACCGATCACGTCACCGCCGAGCAGGCCATCAAGATCACCTCCTCGAATCCGGCGCCGGGTCACTTCTACTGGTTCAGCGACAAGCAGGTGCGCTGGCGGCCGAACGAGTTCTGGCCGGCCAATACTGATGTGACCGTGGAGGCGGGCGGCACCCGCACCGCATACCGGATCGGTGACGCTTTCATCACCACCGCCGACGACGACACCCACACCATCACGATCACTCGCAACGGCGAGGAGATCATGACGATGCCGACCTCGATGGGTAAGACCAAGCACGAGACCCCGAACGGCACCTACTTCGTCGGCGAGCAGCTGCGCAAGATGACCATGGATTCGTCCACCTACGGTGTGCCGACCACCGATCCCGAGGGCTACAAGGTCGAGGTCGAGTACGCCACCCGGATTTCCAACAGTGGCATCTTCGTGCATGCGGCCCCGTGGTCGGTTGCGCAGCAAGGTGTTTCGAACGCCAGCCACGGCTGCCTGAACGTCAGCACCGAGAACGCCAAGTGGTTCTTCGAGAACGCCAAGAAGGGCGACCCGGTCATCGTCCAGAACACCAAGGGCGGCACCCTGAACGCCGGCGACGGCTATGGCGACTGGAACGACTGA
- a CDS encoding sugar ABC transporter permease: MRARPERVLPQPRGRGLRNRPWQDYALFLVLLGPNLVLLTLFVYRPLADNIRLSFTDFNISDNFVTYIGFANYREWWGRDDSWQIVTNTVVFTLAAVVGSMVLGLALALLLDRKLFGRNVVRSAIFAPFVISGAAIGVAFQFIFDPSFGLIQDVLHRIGVDKVPDFYQDPHWALFMVTVTYIWKNLGYTFVIYLAALQGTRADLMEAAEMDGAGRWTTFTKVLLPQLRPTTFFLSITVLLNSLQVFDIINVMTRGGPLGTGTTTMVYQVYQESFRNFRAGYGATVATIMFLVLLVVTLVQVRIMDRGEQ; this comes from the coding sequence GTGCGAGCCAGGCCGGAACGAGTACTGCCCCAACCGCGCGGGCGTGGCCTGCGTAATCGGCCGTGGCAGGACTATGCGCTGTTCCTGGTGTTGCTCGGGCCGAATCTGGTGCTGCTGACGCTGTTCGTCTACCGCCCGCTGGCCGACAATATCCGGCTCTCGTTCACCGACTTCAATATCTCCGACAACTTCGTGACCTACATCGGGTTCGCGAACTACCGGGAATGGTGGGGCCGCGACGACTCCTGGCAGATCGTCACCAATACGGTGGTTTTCACCCTGGCCGCGGTGGTCGGCAGCATGGTGCTCGGCCTGGCGCTGGCCCTGCTGCTGGACCGTAAGCTGTTCGGCCGCAATGTGGTTCGCTCGGCCATCTTCGCCCCGTTCGTCATCTCCGGCGCGGCCATCGGCGTGGCCTTCCAGTTCATCTTCGATCCCAGCTTCGGGCTGATCCAGGATGTGCTGCACCGCATCGGCGTCGACAAGGTCCCGGACTTCTACCAGGACCCGCACTGGGCGCTGTTCATGGTGACGGTCACCTATATCTGGAAGAACCTCGGCTACACCTTCGTCATCTACCTGGCCGCACTGCAGGGCACCCGTGCCGATCTCATGGAAGCAGCCGAGATGGACGGCGCCGGCCGCTGGACCACCTTCACCAAAGTGCTGCTGCCACAACTACGCCCGACCACTTTCTTCTTGTCCATCACGGTGCTGCTGAACTCGCTGCAGGTCTTCGACATCATCAATGTGATGACGCGCGGCGGGCCGCTCGGCACCGGCACCACGACCATGGTCTACCAGGTCTACCAAGAGTCCTTCCGCAACTTCCGGGCCGGCTACGGCGCGACGGTCGCCACCATCATGTTCCTCGTGCTGCTAGTCGTCACGCTGGTCCAGGTGCGCATCATGGATCGGGGCGAGCAGTGA